Below is a genomic region from Marinitoga sp. 38H-ov.
GATATAATAAAGCAAATAGGTTCCCCTCAAATTAGAAATAGAGCTACTCCAATAGGAAATATAGGAAATGCATCACCTGCAGGGGATTTTCTCCTTGCAACTTATTTATTCCATGGATATGCAGAAATAAAACCGTCAAATAAAAAAGTGAGAATACACCAATTAATAGATGGACCAGGCAGATTAAGATTAAAACCAGAAGAGTTTATTTATTCTATAGAATTAAAAGAAAGAAAAGGGTTTAAATATTATTATGAAAAAGTAGGTAAAAGAAATGCTATGAATATTGCAATTATTAGTTTAGGAGTATTAGTAAAGTTAGATGGAGAAATTATAGAAGAAATAAAAATAGCGTATGGTTCTGTAGGTCCTACTGTTGTTAGATTTAAGGATATAGAAGATGGTGTTATTGGTAAAAAATTCTCCAAAGAATTGTTTGAAGAATTAGCAGAAAAATATTATGAAAGGATTAATCCAATAACAGATGTTAGAGCAACAGCTGATTATAGGAAAAAAATGGTTAAGAACTTAATGTTAAAATCATACTATAATTTAAATAAAAATTAAGAATAAATTTCAGGGAAGGGTGATAAGGGTGATTGAAATCAAAGATTATTTTAGACCGAAAACATTAGAAGAGGCTTATGAAAAACTATTAAGTGTAGAAGGTGCTGAAATTATAGGTAGTGGAGCTTTCATGAGATTATCATCTAGAAAGATAAATTTAGCTATTGATTTACAAGATGTAGGGCTAAATTATGTAAAGCTAGAAAATGATGAAATAAAAATTGGCGGAGCTACACCATTAGGATATGTAGAGAGAAGTGAAATTATAAAGAATGCTTTTAATGGTAAATTATCTGAAGTATTTCAATTAATTTGGTCTGTTCAACTAAGGAATGTTGCGACTATTGGTGGAACAATTTTTCCTAGATTAGGATTTTCTGATTTGATTACAGCATTATTAGCATTAAATACGGATATTGTATTATTTAATAATGGTAGAATGCCATTAGAAGTTTTTTTAGAAGAAAGAATAAGAAAAGATATTTTAGTGGAGATAATAATAAAAAATGAAAATAGAAAGTTTTCATTCCAAAATATTAGAAATTCATTCTATGATTTTTCTATTTTAAATGCAGCAGTTTCTGTAGATAAAGATAATAATTATAGAATAGCAATAGGAGCTAGACCTGCTGTAGCAAAATTAGCTATTAATGCTATGAATTATTTAAAAGAAAATAATAACATTGAAGAAGCTGCTAAAATTGCTGCTCAAGAAATGGATTATGGAACTAATATCAAAGGATCAAAAGAATATAGAGAAATGATAGCGCCTGTTCTTGTTAAAAGAGGTTTAGAGGAGG
It encodes:
- a CDS encoding FAD binding domain-containing protein, translated to MFRYYKPHTINELSELKAKYDSKLLSGGTDLMVKMRAKVINPEVVIDTKGLEKEEITFDGSKIRIPLNTTYDDLLSNNEFCDRFPMVVDIIKQIGSPQIRNRATPIGNIGNASPAGDFLLATYLFHGYAEIKPSNKKVRIHQLIDGPGRLRLKPEEFIYSIELKERKGFKYYYEKVGKRNAMNIAIISLGVLVKLDGEIIEEIKIAYGSVGPTVVRFKDIEDGVIGKKFSKELFEELAEKYYERINPITDVRATADYRKKMVKNLMLKSYYNLNKN
- a CDS encoding FAD binding domain-containing protein encodes the protein MIEIKDYFRPKTLEEAYEKLLSVEGAEIIGSGAFMRLSSRKINLAIDLQDVGLNYVKLENDEIKIGGATPLGYVERSEIIKNAFNGKLSEVFQLIWSVQLRNVATIGGTIFPRLGFSDLITALLALNTDIVLFNNGRMPLEVFLEERIRKDILVEIIIKNENRKFSFQNIRNSFYDFSILNAAVSVDKDNNYRIAIGARPAVAKLAINAMNYLKENNNIEEAAKIAAQEMDYGTNIKGSKEYREMIAPVLVKRGLEEVIK